Proteins from a genomic interval of Sphingomonas sp. Y38-1Y:
- a CDS encoding carboxylesterase/lipase family protein: protein MKRLILAALLGAASPALAQTVTAPAGTIEGSSERGLNVFRGIPYAQPPVGERRWKPPVPLAPWTGVRKAAAFGPACVQPRINAGIYANPPQRMSEDCLTLNVWAPKDAKGLPVMVWIHGGALLTGYSHEPIYDGARMAAKGMIVVSINYRLGILGFLAHPELSAEAADGVSGNYGIRDQIAALEWVKRNIGAFGGDPAKVTIAGESAGGLSVLYLMASPAARGLFGQAIAQSAYMISSPELKAAAHGTPSAEAAGSAVAAAIGAPDLAALRAMDAETLTGQAAAKLYGPQATVDGKILTRQLAETWDRGEQAPVPVIAGFNAGEIRSLRVLLPPAPANAAAYEATIRERYGDLADTFLRLYPASDIGESMLATTRDALYGWTSQRLAIGQTAIGQRGYLYYFDHGYPAADSAGLHAFHAAELPYVFGTAGNTPPYWPRIPDTLAERRLSDAMLSHWTQFVKTAEPGADWQPYGKAANYMAYAAQPALRQKLLPGSFALHEAAVCRRRVAGNAPWNWNTGVISPVLKPVAGCR from the coding sequence ATGAAACGCCTGATCCTCGCCGCGCTGCTGGGCGCGGCCTCGCCAGCGCTCGCCCAGACCGTGACGGCCCCGGCCGGCACGATCGAGGGCAGCAGCGAACGCGGCCTCAACGTCTTTCGCGGCATTCCCTATGCCCAGCCACCCGTCGGCGAACGCCGCTGGAAGCCGCCGGTGCCGCTCGCGCCCTGGACGGGCGTGCGCAAGGCGGCGGCGTTCGGCCCCGCCTGTGTCCAGCCGCGCATCAATGCCGGCATCTATGCCAACCCGCCGCAGCGGATGAGCGAGGACTGCCTGACGCTCAACGTCTGGGCACCGAAGGATGCCAAGGGCCTGCCGGTGATGGTCTGGATCCACGGCGGCGCGCTGCTGACCGGCTACAGCCACGAGCCGATCTACGACGGGGCGCGGATGGCGGCCAAGGGGATGATCGTCGTCTCGATCAACTACCGCCTCGGCATCCTGGGCTTCCTCGCGCATCCGGAGTTGAGCGCGGAGGCGGCGGACGGCGTGTCGGGCAATTACGGCATCCGCGACCAGATTGCGGCGCTCGAATGGGTCAAGCGCAACATCGGCGCGTTCGGCGGCGATCCGGCCAAGGTGACGATCGCGGGCGAGAGCGCCGGCGGGCTCAGCGTCCTCTACCTGATGGCGAGCCCTGCCGCGCGCGGGCTGTTCGGCCAGGCGATCGCGCAGAGCGCCTACATGATCTCCTCGCCCGAGCTGAAGGCGGCGGCGCACGGCACGCCCTCGGCCGAAGCGGCGGGCAGCGCCGTTGCAGCGGCGATCGGTGCGCCCGACCTCGCGGCGCTGCGCGCGATGGATGCCGAGACGCTGACCGGACAGGCCGCGGCCAAGCTCTATGGCCCGCAGGCGACGGTCGACGGCAAGATCCTGACGCGCCAGCTCGCCGAGACGTGGGATCGCGGCGAACAGGCGCCGGTGCCGGTGATCGCCGGCTTCAACGCGGGCGAGATCCGCTCGCTGCGCGTCCTCCTGCCACCCGCGCCCGCCAACGCCGCGGCGTACGAGGCGACGATCCGCGAACGCTATGGCGACCTCGCCGACACGTTCCTCCGCCTCTATCCGGCGAGCGACATCGGCGAGAGCATGCTCGCCACGACGCGCGACGCGCTCTACGGCTGGACGTCGCAGCGGCTGGCGATCGGTCAGACCGCGATCGGCCAGCGCGGCTATCTCTATTATTTCGACCATGGCTATCCCGCTGCCGACAGCGCGGGCCTCCATGCCTTCCACGCGGCGGAGCTTCCCTATGTGTTCGGCACGGCGGGGAACACGCCCCCTTATTGGCCCAGGATCCCCGACACGCTGGCCGAGCGGCGGCTGTCGGACGCGATGCTGTCGCACTGGACGCAGTTCGTGAAGACCGCCGAGCCGGGCGCGGACTGGCAACCCTATGGCAAGGCCGCCAACTACATGGCCTATGCCGCGCAGCCGGCGCTTCGCCAGAAGCTGCTGCCCGGCAGCTTCGCCCTGCACGAGGCGGCGGTTTGTCGCCGCCGCGTCGCCGGGAACGCGCCGTGGAACTGGAACACCGGTGTGATCTCGCCCGTGCTCAAGCCGGTGGCGGGTTGCCGATGA
- a CDS encoding MFS transporter yields MATAAPALVPPHGARRPGVVLAALTFVYVLNFLDRQLIGILAKPIQDALAISDGQLGLIGGLYFAMFYCFIAIPVGYLADRTSRVGVLSLACAIWSGATVACGMAANYTQLVVARMVVGFGEAGGVPPSYAIITDTYPAGRRGAAFGIYNMGPAIGAAAGVAFGATIAERFGWRAPFIVVGVIGIVTALVVRLIVREPERGATDGAATVPADKARFWPTLRMFFSNPVLLLAALGSGATQFVTYGLGNFAVLFLMRDKGMALGEVAIWYALVLVVGMGGGMALSGRVIDRMTRRSRAGYAIAPAASLAIAMPFYIAFVWAPGWGFALALLGVVMVFNYFYLSASVALVQEEVRPDQRVLSGALLLLVMNFIGLGLGPTWVGFASDAFRASGAAQPLQSALFTLTPFYLIAIALFLLLARRLARETRSHA; encoded by the coding sequence GTGGCGACCGCCGCCCCCGCTCTCGTCCCGCCGCACGGCGCCCGGCGGCCGGGCGTCGTGCTCGCCGCACTGACTTTCGTCTATGTCCTCAACTTCCTCGACCGGCAGCTGATCGGCATCCTCGCCAAGCCGATCCAGGATGCGCTGGCGATCAGCGACGGCCAGCTCGGGCTGATCGGCGGGCTCTACTTCGCGATGTTCTATTGCTTCATTGCGATCCCGGTCGGCTATCTCGCCGATCGGACGAGCCGGGTGGGCGTGCTCTCGCTCGCCTGCGCGATCTGGAGCGGGGCGACGGTCGCGTGCGGGATGGCGGCCAACTACACGCAGCTCGTCGTCGCGCGGATGGTGGTGGGGTTCGGCGAGGCGGGGGGCGTGCCCCCCTCCTACGCGATCATCACCGACACCTATCCCGCCGGGCGACGCGGCGCAGCGTTCGGCATCTATAACATGGGGCCCGCGATCGGCGCGGCGGCGGGGGTCGCGTTCGGCGCCACCATTGCGGAGCGCTTCGGCTGGCGCGCGCCGTTCATCGTCGTCGGCGTGATCGGCATCGTCACCGCGCTGGTCGTCCGCCTGATCGTCCGCGAGCCCGAGCGCGGCGCCACCGACGGCGCCGCGACGGTACCCGCCGACAAGGCGCGCTTCTGGCCGACGCTCCGCATGTTCTTCTCGAACCCGGTCCTCTTGCTCGCCGCGCTCGGCAGCGGCGCGACGCAGTTCGTCACCTATGGCCTCGGCAATTTCGCGGTGCTGTTCCTGATGCGCGACAAGGGGATGGCGCTGGGTGAGGTTGCGATCTGGTATGCGCTGGTCCTGGTCGTCGGCATGGGCGGCGGCATGGCGCTGTCGGGCCGGGTGATCGACCGGATGACCCGCCGCTCGCGCGCGGGTTATGCGATCGCGCCCGCGGCATCGCTGGCGATCGCGATGCCCTTCTACATCGCCTTCGTCTGGGCGCCGGGCTGGGGCTTTGCGCTCGCGCTGCTCGGTGTCGTGATGGTGTTCAACTATTTCTACCTCTCGGCGTCGGTCGCGCTGGTGCAGGAAGAAGTGCGGCCCGATCAGCGCGTGCTGTCGGGGGCGCTGTTGCTGCTCGTCATGAACTTCATCGGCCTGGGGCTCGGGCCGACCTGGGTGGGCTTCGCCAGCGACGCGTTCCGCGCGTCGGGCGCGGCCCAGCCGCTCCAGTCGGCGCTCTTCACGCTGACTCCCTTCTACCTGATCGCCATCGCCCTCTTCCTCCTGCTCGCGCGCCGGCTGGCCCGCGAAACCCGGAGCCACGCATGA
- a CDS encoding TonB-dependent receptor — MRGIYLASACAGAIALSGTMASAQTVISPAAPTSSTTPPPLGQEAEDRGDDVIVTATRRAERIQDVPLSITAFQQEELTEKGIVGFEGIARETPGVILNRPTQNFNNFTARGIATNGYNANLQSSVAVYIDELPVSTIGNTTVVDPNLFDVERVEFLRGPQGTLFGSGSLSGAMRILTKSPDLDNFDRSALVDLGLTGKDSFRQRYNAMLNVPIVTDKLALRAVGFYRNEEGYLDNVGTGVKNSNTLIDWGGRLILLFKPTERLGIRLLASYEDSDPKDSSLTSPSLGREKRISDQPDRFTGKQQIYNATLDYEFDFAKLTSSSTYSDFDQRFYLDLAGTFPRGSFPGAPIAFGLDADAYDKVFVQETRLASTLGGNFEFVLGGFYLNRRRDVDYFYRSSPEFLAARGLTGLPDQYYQKQYTHQISEELAGFGELTYRFSPKFWLTGGARYARISAQGFTEEGGYLAAFVIPPAPGFAGLNLNYFGLALGNVRNVRFNSFPAYQAVEGVKAVGKKPSWKASATYKPSDAITTYATFSTGFRAPIVNAFAGRASVVNQNDIIIPNGAESDDLKSYEIGAKGSFLGGRVTINAAAYLIDWSNIQAQANRVSDSVQFATNIGAARSKGFEVEMGVVPVTDVFIGLNAAYNDAKITELTAAEAAISGAVLGHRLSAPRLQGAIFTSIGFDLGNATKGTLAVNAQYVGSYNSSFPNTPGLPNVRLSTFGQTDEYVNTNISFGIKRGPLSAQAYVENVFDDHSIVYIHPEAFLVSRFGTLRPRTIGIRLGYGI, encoded by the coding sequence ATGCGAGGGATCTATCTCGCGTCGGCGTGCGCCGGCGCCATTGCGCTCAGCGGAACCATGGCCTCGGCGCAGACGGTGATCTCGCCCGCCGCACCCACATCCTCGACCACGCCGCCGCCGCTGGGCCAGGAGGCCGAGGATCGTGGCGACGACGTGATCGTCACCGCCACCCGCCGCGCCGAGCGCATCCAGGACGTGCCGCTCAGCATCACCGCCTTCCAGCAGGAAGAGCTGACAGAGAAGGGCATCGTCGGGTTCGAGGGGATTGCGCGCGAGACGCCGGGCGTCATCCTCAATCGCCCGACTCAGAACTTCAACAACTTCACCGCGCGCGGCATCGCCACCAACGGCTACAACGCCAACCTGCAAAGCTCGGTCGCGGTCTATATCGACGAGCTGCCCGTCTCGACGATCGGCAACACGACCGTGGTCGATCCCAACCTGTTCGACGTCGAACGGGTCGAGTTCCTGCGCGGGCCGCAGGGGACGCTGTTCGGGTCGGGGTCGCTGTCGGGCGCGATGCGCATCCTGACCAAGAGCCCCGACCTCGACAATTTCGACCGTTCGGCGCTGGTCGACCTGGGCCTGACCGGCAAGGACAGCTTCCGCCAGCGCTACAACGCGATGCTCAACGTGCCGATCGTCACCGACAAGCTCGCGCTGCGTGCGGTCGGCTTCTATCGCAACGAAGAGGGCTACCTCGACAACGTCGGGACGGGCGTGAAGAATTCGAACACGCTGATCGACTGGGGTGGCCGCCTGATCCTGTTGTTCAAGCCGACCGAGCGGCTCGGCATCCGGCTGCTCGCCTCGTACGAGGACAGCGATCCCAAGGATTCGTCGCTGACCAGCCCTTCGCTCGGCCGCGAGAAGCGCATTTCGGACCAGCCCGACCGCTTCACCGGCAAGCAGCAGATCTACAATGCGACGCTCGACTATGAATTCGACTTCGCCAAGCTGACGAGCTCGTCGACCTATTCGGATTTCGACCAGCGCTTCTATCTCGACTTGGCCGGCACCTTCCCGCGCGGCAGCTTCCCCGGCGCGCCGATCGCCTTCGGGCTCGACGCCGACGCCTATGACAAGGTGTTCGTGCAGGAAACGCGGCTCGCCTCGACGCTGGGCGGCAATTTCGAGTTCGTGCTCGGCGGCTTCTATCTCAACCGCCGCCGCGACGTCGATTATTTCTACCGCTCCTCGCCCGAGTTTCTCGCTGCGCGCGGGCTGACGGGGCTGCCTGACCAATATTATCAGAAGCAGTACACGCATCAGATCAGCGAGGAGCTGGCGGGCTTCGGCGAGCTCACCTATCGCTTCTCGCCCAAGTTCTGGCTGACCGGCGGCGCGCGCTATGCTCGCATCTCGGCACAGGGCTTCACGGAGGAGGGGGGCTATCTGGCCGCCTTCGTCATCCCGCCCGCGCCCGGCTTTGCGGGGCTCAACCTCAACTATTTCGGGCTTGCGCTCGGCAACGTGCGCAACGTGCGCTTCAACAGCTTCCCCGCCTATCAGGCGGTCGAGGGGGTCAAGGCGGTCGGCAAGAAGCCGTCATGGAAGGCGAGCGCCACCTATAAGCCCAGCGACGCGATCACCACCTATGCCACCTTCTCGACGGGCTTCCGCGCTCCGATCGTCAACGCGTTCGCCGGCCGCGCCAGCGTCGTCAACCAGAACGACATCATCATCCCCAACGGCGCGGAATCCGACGATCTCAAGAGCTACGAGATCGGGGCCAAGGGCTCGTTCCTGGGCGGGCGGGTGACGATCAACGCCGCGGCGTACCTGATTGACTGGAGCAACATCCAGGCACAGGCCAATCGCGTCTCGGACTCGGTGCAGTTCGCGACCAACATCGGCGCGGCGCGCAGCAAGGGGTTCGAAGTCGAGATGGGCGTCGTGCCCGTCACCGACGTCTTCATCGGCCTCAACGCCGCCTACAACGACGCCAAGATCACCGAACTGACGGCGGCGGAGGCGGCGATCTCGGGCGCAGTGCTCGGGCACCGGCTGTCGGCGCCGCGGCTCCAAGGTGCGATCTTCACCTCGATCGGCTTCGACCTGGGCAATGCGACCAAGGGGACGCTGGCGGTCAACGCGCAGTATGTCGGGTCGTACAACAGCTCGTTCCCGAACACGCCGGGCCTGCCCAATGTCCGCCTGTCGACGTTCGGACAGACAGACGAATATGTGAACACCAACATCAGCTTCGGCATCAAGCGCGGGCCGCTGTCGGCACAGGCCTATGTCGAGAACGTCTTCGACGATCATTCGATCGTCTACATCCACCCGGAAGCGTTCCTCGTCAGCCGCTTCGGCACGCTCAGGCCGCGCACCATCGGCATCCGCCTCGGCTACGGGATTTGA
- a CDS encoding MucR family transcriptional regulator has translation MAEEDVKLNAVELATELTIAWLGNQNNRVAADDVPVFLRQMHSTISELSGSPVAGDAGGEATGSEEHVPAVSARKSLASPDHIISMIDGKPYKTLRRHLSRHGLTPEQYRDRYNLKSDYPMVAQSYSESRRAMAHKIGLGSKGRQAKAAAPATDDAKPKRARKAPAETAE, from the coding sequence ATGGCAGAGGAAGACGTCAAGTTGAACGCGGTCGAGCTTGCGACCGAGTTGACGATTGCTTGGCTGGGCAACCAGAACAATCGCGTGGCGGCCGACGACGTCCCCGTCTTCCTGCGCCAGATGCACAGCACGATCAGCGAGCTGTCGGGAAGCCCGGTGGCGGGCGATGCCGGCGGCGAAGCGACGGGCTCGGAAGAGCATGTCCCGGCGGTGTCCGCGCGCAAGTCGCTCGCCTCGCCCGACCACATCATCTCGATGATCGACGGCAAGCCGTACAAGACGCTTCGCCGCCACCTGTCGCGCCATGGCCTAACGCCGGAACAGTATCGCGACCGCTACAACCTCAAGTCCGACTATCCGATGGTGGCGCAGAGCTATTCGGAATCGCGCCGCGCGATGGCGCACAAGATCGGGCTGGGCTCGAAGGGTCGCCAGGCCAAGGCCGCCGCGCCGGCGACCGACGACGCCAAGCCGAAGCGCGCGCGCAAGGCGCCGGCCGAAACCGCGGAATGA